Proteins encoded by one window of Nomascus leucogenys isolate Asia chromosome 19, Asia_NLE_v1, whole genome shotgun sequence:
- the LOC100579700 gene encoding somatotropin isoform X5, producing MAAEAYIPKEQKYSFLQNPQTSLCFSESIPTPSNREETQQKSNLELLRISLLLIQSWLEPVRFLRSVFANSLVYGASDSNVYDLLTDLEEGIQTLMGRLEDGSPRTGQIFKQTYSKFDTNSHNDDALLKNYGLLYCFRKDMDKVETFLRIVQCRSVEGSCGF from the exons ATGGCTGCAG AAGCCTATATCCCAAAGGAACAGAAGTATTCATTCCTGCAGAACCCCCAGACCTCCCTCTGCTTCTCAGAGTCTATTCCGACTCCCTCCAACAGGGAGGAAACGCAACAGAAATCC AACCTAGAGCTGCTCCGCATCTCCCTGCTGCTCATCCAGTCGTGGCTGGAGCCCGTGCGGTTCCTCAGGAGCGTCTTCGCCAACAGCCTGGTGTATGGCGCCTCAGACAGCAACGTCTATGACCTCCTAACGGACCTAGAGGAAGGCATCCAAACGCTGATGGGG AGGCTGGAAGATGGCAGCCCCCGGACTGGGCAGATCTTCAAGCAGACCTACAGCAAGTTTGACACAAACTCGCACAACGATGACGCACTGCTCAAGAACTACGGGCTGCTCTACTGCTTCAGGAAGGACATGGACAAGGTCGAGACATTCCTGCGCATCGTGCAGTGCCGCTCTGTGGAGGGCAGCTGTGGCTTCTAA
- the LOC100579700 gene encoding somatotropin isoform X4 yields the protein MAAGSRTSLLLAFALLCLPWLQEGSAFPTIPLSRLFDNAMLRAHRLHQLAFDTYQEFNLELLRISLLLIQSWLEPVRFLRSVFANSLVYGASDSNVYDLLTDLEEGIQTLMGRLEDGSPRTGQIFKQTYSKFDTNSHNDDALLKNYGLLYCFRKDMDKVETFLRIVQCRSVEGSCGF from the exons ATGGCTGCAG GCTCCCGGACCTCCCTGCTCCTGGCTTTTGCCctgctctgcctgccctggcttcAAGAGGGCAGTGCCTTCCCAACCATTCCCTTATCCAGGCTTTTTGACAACGCTATGCTCCGTGCCCATCGCCTGCACCAGCTGGCCTTTGACACCTACCAGGAGTTT AACCTAGAGCTGCTCCGCATCTCCCTGCTGCTCATCCAGTCGTGGCTGGAGCCCGTGCGGTTCCTCAGGAGCGTCTTCGCCAACAGCCTGGTGTATGGCGCCTCAGACAGCAACGTCTATGACCTCCTAACGGACCTAGAGGAAGGCATCCAAACGCTGATGGGG AGGCTGGAAGATGGCAGCCCCCGGACTGGGCAGATCTTCAAGCAGACCTACAGCAAGTTTGACACAAACTCGCACAACGATGACGCACTGCTCAAGAACTACGGGCTGCTCTACTGCTTCAGGAAGGACATGGACAAGGTCGAGACATTCCTGCGCATCGTGCAGTGCCGCTCTGTGGAGGGCAGCTGTGGCTTCTAA
- the LOC100579700 gene encoding somatotropin isoform X3, translating into MAAGSRTSLLLAFALLCLPWLQEGSAFPTIPLSRLFDNAMLRAHRLHQLAFDTYQEFNPQTSLCFSESIPTPSNREETQQKSNLELLRISLLLIQSWLEPVRFLRSVFANSLVYGASDSNVYDLLTDLEEGIQTLMGRLEDGSPRTGQIFKQTYSKFDTNSHNDDALLKNYGLLYCFRKDMDKVETFLRIVQCRSVEGSCGF; encoded by the exons ATGGCTGCAG GCTCCCGGACCTCCCTGCTCCTGGCTTTTGCCctgctctgcctgccctggcttcAAGAGGGCAGTGCCTTCCCAACCATTCCCTTATCCAGGCTTTTTGACAACGCTATGCTCCGTGCCCATCGCCTGCACCAGCTGGCCTTTGACACCTACCAGGAGTTT AACCCCCAGACCTCCCTCTGCTTCTCAGAGTCTATTCCGACTCCCTCCAACAGGGAGGAAACGCAACAGAAATCC AACCTAGAGCTGCTCCGCATCTCCCTGCTGCTCATCCAGTCGTGGCTGGAGCCCGTGCGGTTCCTCAGGAGCGTCTTCGCCAACAGCCTGGTGTATGGCGCCTCAGACAGCAACGTCTATGACCTCCTAACGGACCTAGAGGAAGGCATCCAAACGCTGATGGGG AGGCTGGAAGATGGCAGCCCCCGGACTGGGCAGATCTTCAAGCAGACCTACAGCAAGTTTGACACAAACTCGCACAACGATGACGCACTGCTCAAGAACTACGGGCTGCTCTACTGCTTCAGGAAGGACATGGACAAGGTCGAGACATTCCTGCGCATCGTGCAGTGCCGCTCTGTGGAGGGCAGCTGTGGCTTCTAA
- the LOC100579700 gene encoding somatotropin isoform X2, giving the protein MAAGSRTSLLLAFALLCLPWLQEGSAFPTIPLSRLFDNAMLRAHRLHQLAFDTYQEFEEAYIPKEQKYSFLQNPQTSLCFSESIPTPSNREETQQKSNLELLRISLLLIQSWLEPVRFLRSVFANSLVYGASDSNVYDLLTDLEEGIQTLMGRLEDGSPRTGQIFKQTYSKFDTNSHNDDALLKNYGLLYCFRKDMDKVETFLRIVQCRSVEGSCGF; this is encoded by the exons ATGGCTGCAG GCTCCCGGACCTCCCTGCTCCTGGCTTTTGCCctgctctgcctgccctggcttcAAGAGGGCAGTGCCTTCCCAACCATTCCCTTATCCAGGCTTTTTGACAACGCTATGCTCCGTGCCCATCGCCTGCACCAGCTGGCCTTTGACACCTACCAGGAGTTT GAAGAAGCCTATATCCCAAAGGAACAGAAGTATTCATTCCTGCAGAACCCCCAGACCTCCCTCTGCTTCTCAGAGTCTATTCCGACTCCCTCCAACAGGGAGGAAACGCAACAGAAATCC AACCTAGAGCTGCTCCGCATCTCCCTGCTGCTCATCCAGTCGTGGCTGGAGCCCGTGCGGTTCCTCAGGAGCGTCTTCGCCAACAGCCTGGTGTATGGCGCCTCAGACAGCAACGTCTATGACCTCCTAACGGACCTAGAGGAAGGCATCCAAACGCTGATGGGG AGGCTGGAAGATGGCAGCCCCCGGACTGGGCAGATCTTCAAGCAGACCTACAGCAAGTTTGACACAAACTCGCACAACGATGACGCACTGCTCAAGAACTACGGGCTGCTCTACTGCTTCAGGAAGGACATGGACAAGGTCGAGACATTCCTGCGCATCGTGCAGTGCCGCTCTGTGGAGGGCAGCTGTGGCTTCTAA
- the LOC100579700 gene encoding somatotropin isoform X1: MGGSACGPCLFPGFRFLGSRTSLLLAFALLCLPWLQEGSAFPTIPLSRLFDNAMLRAHRLHQLAFDTYQEFEEAYIPKEQKYSFLQNPQTSLCFSESIPTPSNREETQQKSNLELLRISLLLIQSWLEPVRFLRSVFANSLVYGASDSNVYDLLTDLEEGIQTLMGRLEDGSPRTGQIFKQTYSKFDTNSHNDDALLKNYGLLYCFRKDMDKVETFLRIVQCRSVEGSCGF, from the exons ATGGGAGGAAGCGCTTGTGGTCCGTGTCTGTTCCCGGGATTTCGGTTTCTTG GCTCCCGGACCTCCCTGCTCCTGGCTTTTGCCctgctctgcctgccctggcttcAAGAGGGCAGTGCCTTCCCAACCATTCCCTTATCCAGGCTTTTTGACAACGCTATGCTCCGTGCCCATCGCCTGCACCAGCTGGCCTTTGACACCTACCAGGAGTTT GAAGAAGCCTATATCCCAAAGGAACAGAAGTATTCATTCCTGCAGAACCCCCAGACCTCCCTCTGCTTCTCAGAGTCTATTCCGACTCCCTCCAACAGGGAGGAAACGCAACAGAAATCC AACCTAGAGCTGCTCCGCATCTCCCTGCTGCTCATCCAGTCGTGGCTGGAGCCCGTGCGGTTCCTCAGGAGCGTCTTCGCCAACAGCCTGGTGTATGGCGCCTCAGACAGCAACGTCTATGACCTCCTAACGGACCTAGAGGAAGGCATCCAAACGCTGATGGGG AGGCTGGAAGATGGCAGCCCCCGGACTGGGCAGATCTTCAAGCAGACCTACAGCAAGTTTGACACAAACTCGCACAACGATGACGCACTGCTCAAGAACTACGGGCTGCTCTACTGCTTCAGGAAGGACATGGACAAGGTCGAGACATTCCTGCGCATCGTGCAGTGCCGCTCTGTGGAGGGCAGCTGTGGCTTCTAA
- the CD79B gene encoding B-cell antigen receptor complex-associated protein beta chain isoform X2, translating to MARLALSPVPGHWMVALLLLLSAEPVPAPGSEHLYPNPKGSACSRIWQTPRFIARKRGFTVKMHCYVNGASDNVTWLWKRETDEEPRQLKLEPGHMQKTHNKSVTTLTIQGIRFEDNGIYFCQQECNNTSEVYLGCGTELRVMGFSTLAQLKQRNTLKDGIIMIQTLLIILFIIVPIFLLLDKDDSKAGMEEDHTYEGLDIDQTATYEDIVTLRTGEVKWSVGEHPGQE from the exons ATGGCCAGGCTGGCGTTGTCTCCTGTGCCCGGCCACTGGATGGTGgcgttgctgctgctgctctcaG CTGAGCCAGTGCCAGCACCCGGATCAGAGCACCTGTACCCGAATCCCAAAG GTAGTGCTTGTTCTCGGATCTGGCAGACCCCACGTTTCATAGCCAGGAAACGGGGCTTCACGGTGAAAATGCACTGCTACGTGAACGGCGCCTCCGACAATGTGACCTGGCTCTGGAAGCGGGAGACGGACGAGGAGCCCCGGCAGCTGAAGCTGGAACCGGGCCACATGCAGAAGACCCACAACAAATCTGTCACCACCCTCACCATCCAAGGCATCCGGTTTGAGGACAATGGCATCTACTTCTGCCAGCAGGAGTGCAACAACACCTCGGAGGTCTACCTGGGCTGCGGCACGGAGCTGCGAGTCATGG GATTCAGCACCTTGGCACAGCTGAAGCAGAGGAACACACTGAAGGATGGTATCATCATGATCCAGACGCTGCTGATCATCCTCTTCATCATCGTGCCCATCTTCCTGCTGCTGGACAAG GATGACAGCAAGGCTGGCATGGAGGAAGATCACACCTACGAG GGCCTGGACATTGACCAGACAGCCACCTACGAGGACATAGTGACGCTGCGGACAGGGGAAGTGAAGTGGTCTGTAGGTGAGCACCCAGGCCAGGAGTGA
- the CD79B gene encoding B-cell antigen receptor complex-associated protein beta chain isoform X4, producing MARLALSPVPGHWMVALLLLLSAEPVPAPGSEHLYPNPKGFSTLAQLKQRNTLKDGIIMIQTLLIILFIIVPIFLLLDKDDSKAGMEEDHTYEGLDIDQTATYEDIVTLRTGEVKWSVGEHPGQE from the exons ATGGCCAGGCTGGCGTTGTCTCCTGTGCCCGGCCACTGGATGGTGgcgttgctgctgctgctctcaG CTGAGCCAGTGCCAGCACCCGGATCAGAGCACCTGTACCCGAATCCCAAAG GATTCAGCACCTTGGCACAGCTGAAGCAGAGGAACACACTGAAGGATGGTATCATCATGATCCAGACGCTGCTGATCATCCTCTTCATCATCGTGCCCATCTTCCTGCTGCTGGACAAG GATGACAGCAAGGCTGGCATGGAGGAAGATCACACCTACGAG GGCCTGGACATTGACCAGACAGCCACCTACGAGGACATAGTGACGCTGCGGACAGGGGAAGTGAAGTGGTCTGTAGGTGAGCACCCAGGCCAGGAGTGA
- the CD79B gene encoding B-cell antigen receptor complex-associated protein beta chain isoform X1, whose amino-acid sequence MARLALSPVPGHWMVALLLLLSAAEPVPAPGSEHLYPNPKGSACSRIWQTPRFIARKRGFTVKMHCYVNGASDNVTWLWKRETDEEPRQLKLEPGHMQKTHNKSVTTLTIQGIRFEDNGIYFCQQECNNTSEVYLGCGTELRVMGFSTLAQLKQRNTLKDGIIMIQTLLIILFIIVPIFLLLDKDDSKAGMEEDHTYEGLDIDQTATYEDIVTLRTGEVKWSVGEHPGQE is encoded by the exons ATGGCCAGGCTGGCGTTGTCTCCTGTGCCCGGCCACTGGATGGTGgcgttgctgctgctgctctcaG CAGCTGAGCCAGTGCCAGCACCCGGATCAGAGCACCTGTACCCGAATCCCAAAG GTAGTGCTTGTTCTCGGATCTGGCAGACCCCACGTTTCATAGCCAGGAAACGGGGCTTCACGGTGAAAATGCACTGCTACGTGAACGGCGCCTCCGACAATGTGACCTGGCTCTGGAAGCGGGAGACGGACGAGGAGCCCCGGCAGCTGAAGCTGGAACCGGGCCACATGCAGAAGACCCACAACAAATCTGTCACCACCCTCACCATCCAAGGCATCCGGTTTGAGGACAATGGCATCTACTTCTGCCAGCAGGAGTGCAACAACACCTCGGAGGTCTACCTGGGCTGCGGCACGGAGCTGCGAGTCATGG GATTCAGCACCTTGGCACAGCTGAAGCAGAGGAACACACTGAAGGATGGTATCATCATGATCCAGACGCTGCTGATCATCCTCTTCATCATCGTGCCCATCTTCCTGCTGCTGGACAAG GATGACAGCAAGGCTGGCATGGAGGAAGATCACACCTACGAG GGCCTGGACATTGACCAGACAGCCACCTACGAGGACATAGTGACGCTGCGGACAGGGGAAGTGAAGTGGTCTGTAGGTGAGCACCCAGGCCAGGAGTGA
- the CD79B gene encoding B-cell antigen receptor complex-associated protein beta chain isoform X3, producing MARLALSPVPGHWMVALLLLLSAAEPVPAPGSEHLYPNPKGFSTLAQLKQRNTLKDGIIMIQTLLIILFIIVPIFLLLDKDDSKAGMEEDHTYEGLDIDQTATYEDIVTLRTGEVKWSVGEHPGQE from the exons ATGGCCAGGCTGGCGTTGTCTCCTGTGCCCGGCCACTGGATGGTGgcgttgctgctgctgctctcaG CAGCTGAGCCAGTGCCAGCACCCGGATCAGAGCACCTGTACCCGAATCCCAAAG GATTCAGCACCTTGGCACAGCTGAAGCAGAGGAACACACTGAAGGATGGTATCATCATGATCCAGACGCTGCTGATCATCCTCTTCATCATCGTGCCCATCTTCCTGCTGCTGGACAAG GATGACAGCAAGGCTGGCATGGAGGAAGATCACACCTACGAG GGCCTGGACATTGACCAGACAGCCACCTACGAGGACATAGTGACGCTGCGGACAGGGGAAGTGAAGTGGTCTGTAGGTGAGCACCCAGGCCAGGAGTGA